Proteins found in one Toxotes jaculatrix isolate fToxJac2 chromosome 18, fToxJac2.pri, whole genome shotgun sequence genomic segment:
- the qtrt1 gene encoding queuine tRNA-ribosyltransferase catalytic subunit 1 isoform X1 yields MAASVECGVDSNTPENHMSLKKALSAGAPLSLRIVAECSVTKARACDLILPHCAVSTPVFMPVGTQGTLKGITVDQLEGLGCQICLGNTYHLGMRPGPDLIEKANGLHGFMNWRRNLLTDSGGFQMVSLVELSEVTEEGVKFKSPYDGKEILLTPEKSISIQNSLGSDIMMQLDDVVSSTVTGPRVEEAMHRSIRWLDRCIAANKNPDKQNLFAIIQGGLNADLRKACLDEMTQRDVPGFAIGGLSGGEEKDDFWRMVTLSTDHLPREKPRYLMGVGYAVDLVVCVALGCDMFDCVFPTRTARFGSALVPWGSLQVKHKQYAKDFQPIDPDCQCPTCKRHSRAYLHALFKSDTAAMHHITIHNIAYQLTLMRSVRQSIVEGRFPEFIRSFMKRMFPSRDQYPSWAVDAFASVNVTLE; encoded by the exons ATGGCTGCCTCTGTAGAGTGTGGAGTTGATTCAAATACTCCAGAAAACCACATGTCCCTAAAGAAAGCTCTGTCTGCAGGTGCTCCTCTCTCACTGCGAATCGTTGCTGAATGCTCAGTGACAAAAGCAAGAGCTTGTGATCTAATACTGCCACACTGCGCCGTCAGCACCCCGGTTTTCATGCCTGTCGGTACTCAGGGGACTCTGAAGGGAATCActgtggatcagctggaggGTCTTGGATGTCAGATTTGTCTTGGGAACACATACCACCTGGGCATGAGACCG GGACCTGATTTGATCGAGAAAGCCAATGGATTACATGGGTTCATGAACTGGAGGAGAAATCTTTTAACA GACAGTGGAGGCTTTCAGATGGTGTCTCTTGTTGAACTctcagaggtcacagaggaaGGGGTCAAGTTCAAGTCCCCCTATGATGGCAAAGAGATCCTTCTAACTCCAGAGAAATCCATCAGCATACAGAACAGTTTGG GGTCAGACATCATGATGCAGCTGGACGATGTGGTCAGCAGTACTGTGACAGGACCGCGGGTAGAGGAGGCTATGCACAGATCCATTCGCTGGCTGGACCGCTGCATAGCAGCCAATAAAAATCCAGACAAACAGAACCTTTTTGCCATCATACAGGGAGGGTTGAATGCAGACCTGCGCAAGGCTTGTCTAGATG AAATGACTCAGCGCGATGTTCCTGGTTTTGCCATCGGAGGcctgagtggaggagaggagaaggatgaCTTCTGGAGGATGGTAACGCTAAGCACTGACCACCTGCCACGAGAAAAGCCTCGATACCTCATGGGTGTGGG GTATGCAGTGGATTTGGTGGTGTGTGTCGCTCTGGGATGTGATATGTTTGACTGCGTGTTCCCCACACGCACTGCA agGTTTGGTTCTGCCTTGGTGCCTTGGGGATCTCTCCAGGTAAAACATAAGCAGTATGCCAAGGACTTCCAGCCCATAGACCCAGACTGCCAGTGTCCCACCTGCAAGAG acaTAGTCGAGCTTACCTGCATGCTCTGTTTAAGAGTGACACTGCAGCCATGCATCACATCACCATCCATAACATTGCCTACCAG ctcacCCTGATGCGCTCTGTGAGACAGAGCATTGTGGAGGGCCGCTTCCCCGAGTTTATACGGTCGTTCATGAAGCGGATGTTTCCCTCTCGTGACCAGTACCCCAGCTGGGCTGTGGACGCTTTTGCCTCTGTCAATGTCACATTGGAATAG
- the qtrt1 gene encoding queuine tRNA-ribosyltransferase catalytic subunit 1 isoform X2, giving the protein MPVGTQGTLKGITVDQLEGLGCQICLGNTYHLGMRPGPDLIEKANGLHGFMNWRRNLLTDSGGFQMVSLVELSEVTEEGVKFKSPYDGKEILLTPEKSISIQNSLGSDIMMQLDDVVSSTVTGPRVEEAMHRSIRWLDRCIAANKNPDKQNLFAIIQGGLNADLRKACLDEMTQRDVPGFAIGGLSGGEEKDDFWRMVTLSTDHLPREKPRYLMGVGYAVDLVVCVALGCDMFDCVFPTRTARFGSALVPWGSLQVKHKQYAKDFQPIDPDCQCPTCKRHSRAYLHALFKSDTAAMHHITIHNIAYQLTLMRSVRQSIVEGRFPEFIRSFMKRMFPSRDQYPSWAVDAFASVNVTLE; this is encoded by the exons ATGCCTGTCGGTACTCAGGGGACTCTGAAGGGAATCActgtggatcagctggaggGTCTTGGATGTCAGATTTGTCTTGGGAACACATACCACCTGGGCATGAGACCG GGACCTGATTTGATCGAGAAAGCCAATGGATTACATGGGTTCATGAACTGGAGGAGAAATCTTTTAACA GACAGTGGAGGCTTTCAGATGGTGTCTCTTGTTGAACTctcagaggtcacagaggaaGGGGTCAAGTTCAAGTCCCCCTATGATGGCAAAGAGATCCTTCTAACTCCAGAGAAATCCATCAGCATACAGAACAGTTTGG GGTCAGACATCATGATGCAGCTGGACGATGTGGTCAGCAGTACTGTGACAGGACCGCGGGTAGAGGAGGCTATGCACAGATCCATTCGCTGGCTGGACCGCTGCATAGCAGCCAATAAAAATCCAGACAAACAGAACCTTTTTGCCATCATACAGGGAGGGTTGAATGCAGACCTGCGCAAGGCTTGTCTAGATG AAATGACTCAGCGCGATGTTCCTGGTTTTGCCATCGGAGGcctgagtggaggagaggagaaggatgaCTTCTGGAGGATGGTAACGCTAAGCACTGACCACCTGCCACGAGAAAAGCCTCGATACCTCATGGGTGTGGG GTATGCAGTGGATTTGGTGGTGTGTGTCGCTCTGGGATGTGATATGTTTGACTGCGTGTTCCCCACACGCACTGCA agGTTTGGTTCTGCCTTGGTGCCTTGGGGATCTCTCCAGGTAAAACATAAGCAGTATGCCAAGGACTTCCAGCCCATAGACCCAGACTGCCAGTGTCCCACCTGCAAGAG acaTAGTCGAGCTTACCTGCATGCTCTGTTTAAGAGTGACACTGCAGCCATGCATCACATCACCATCCATAACATTGCCTACCAG ctcacCCTGATGCGCTCTGTGAGACAGAGCATTGTGGAGGGCCGCTTCCCCGAGTTTATACGGTCGTTCATGAAGCGGATGTTTCCCTCTCGTGACCAGTACCCCAGCTGGGCTGTGGACGCTTTTGCCTCTGTCAATGTCACATTGGAATAG